ACTCAGACGTTGCAGGCACCGCAAGTGACACAGCTGTGGAAGTAGATCCAGTTCGATTAGTAGGAAGTGATGGTTGTAGCTGTTCACTGGTCACTTCAATAATTTCTGGTAGTGATGGATCGCCAATAAAATATGACAACCCATTAACAGCTATAAAGATGAGACCAGCATATAAACAATACAGATGAATAGGTTGCAGTTGGGCTTTAGTCCACGATCGTGATTGCTTGCCTCTAGGCAACCGCATGAGAGTTTCAGTAGGAAACGCCGCTGACAGTGCAGAGCCATCCATACCTAATGCTTGGGCAAACAGCTTGATGTAGCCTTGGATAAATACAGGCTCTGGCAGTTGGCTCAAATCACCTGCCTCGATCGCTCTCAGTAATCTGGGCTGAATTTTTGTGCGCAATTCAATATCCTCTAGTGATAAAGCTCGCTGCTCGCGCGCTTGGCGCAGATAAGTGCCGATTTCCTGCAACTTAATAGCTTGCTCTTCACGTAAGGCAGATTCTACCTGACCATGACTACGCCAACGTCCTCTCAGCCGCTTTATCACATTACCTGTCATACCGCTCACAAGACTCACACCTGAACTGTACTATCTACCGGAACTCGATCATAAACCCTTCTTTGCTAGGAGAACTAGCCCTCTACTAAAGAGCGTAAGGACTTAATATCAGTAGGCGTAAGCACACGATATTGCCCTACTGGTAAATTCCCTAGCTGCAAGTTACCAATTGCAACTCGATGTAAACTCACTACGGGGTGCCCTAACAACTCTGCTACGTTACGAATTTGCCGATTTCTCCCCTCTCGCAACACAACTTCCAATAGACTTTGGGTAGCTGTTCGCTTTACCACCCGAACTGTTGCAGGGAGTGTTTTTCTGCCAGCTAGCATAACCCCCTGCCTCCACTCTTGCAAGGTAGAAACGGACGGATTACCGTCAACCCAAACCCGATAGGTTTTAGCAACATGATGGCGGGGGTGGGTCAAGGCATTGGTAAGTGCTCCATCATTGGTTAATAAAACTGCTCCAGTTGAGTCTGCATCGAGCCGCCCAACAATGTGCAGACCTTGGCCCTGGTGTAGTGATCTTGGTAGCAAATCTAGTACAGTCATTCGACCATAGGGATCATGGCATGTGCAAATCACCCCAATCGGCTTATGCACCAAGATGGAACAATG
Above is a genomic segment from Cyanobacteriota bacterium containing:
- a CDS encoding DUF4115 domain-containing protein gives rise to the protein MTGNVIKRLRGRWRSHGQVESALREEQAIKLQEIGTYLRQAREQRALSLEDIELRTKIQPRLLRAIEAGDLSQLPEPVFIQGYIKLFAQALGMDGSALSAAFPTETLMRLPRGKQSRSWTKAQLQPIHLYCLYAGLIFIAVNGLSYFIGDPSLPEIIEVTSEQLQPSLPTNRTGSTSTAVSLAVPATSESKQSSAVTGLQSLEHAIFPNLVPVEDSADLSKPIQVAIKLKEQSWLRVEVDGNTLLEGVLSEGTERAWGANQRVVIRAGNAGGVLVAVNREQAKPMGEPGAVEEMTIAAKPSSVSASNASATMLDRTE
- a CDS encoding rRNA pseudouridine synthase, which codes for MPERLQKVLAQWGLTSRRRAEQWILAGRVKVNGIIAHLGQMADPHVDQIVVDGVALELVNRPQHCSILVHKPIGVICTCHDPYGRMTVLDLLPRSLHQGQGLHIVGRLDADSTGAVLLTNDGALTNALTHPRHHVAKTYRVWVDGNPSVSTLQEWRQGVMLAGRKTLPATVRVVKRTATQSLLEVVLREGRNRQIRNVAELLGHPVVSLHRVAIGNLQLGNLPVGQYRVLTPTDIKSLRSLVEG